The proteins below are encoded in one region of Paenibacillus sp. YYML68:
- a CDS encoding immunoglobulin-like domain-containing protein, which produces METTKLKIRNKNRDFSAVWSSAIKRCQSDVAKVLSGTMLFTSLLSGLPVMAGSSYAAASTTTETSTAITLSDIADSYAKSEIEALVKERVLTGYENGAFAPRQSMTRAEMAKVLTLSTGLAENREAAAPFKDVAPDSWYAGFVGALVQAGITSGTSAESFSPNDSVTREQLVVFFVRALALESAAQKAKAELPFADREQISTWAQPHVALGYKIGFIGGMNGEDGSLLFAPQQKAERQALARLAYTFKTQQAELKEKGMKLDPEASKDAKQEKKDTPASPAVGGGGGFGGPGGGSSTAALAVQSVQAVDNLHVQVKLNRAATEQEIAKGDFAFTPALTVDEAVLNASDKTLVRLKTSSQTKGQSYALSYKGAATSLSFTGVHTIVTSLSSGDYYGVLEINQGSQTPVGPVEGTPAAVIHGKLVLNPGSTGEVKLQNVQADEIEVLSGASNSIYFADTKVKNKLRVNAANQTNPVRIVVEGNTDIADTTVNSGAALESNGGTFGPIKLQPQKDNVEIVLRGEMNSTVTADTNSAGTSIKLEPPKNGGKTSIPSFEVKGGNISLNSSEGVKLLSFVVSSKSAVVSLLGSGTIEEMKVAKEAADVKLNIGDGAKIGNLKLEADVTLDGSADTIAAIPTEVDKNAKVNASNNVKDKLRQELLGAIDALPVHTQLAVYSDDADHQIWKARLKLDLYEALKDVGQIESSYKQKLQQLEQAIRKLGLAAASDKLKIGYAAGNSAQMVNQSITLPAKGIANTTISWTSSHPSIVAPNGQVTLPAPGSADVIVQLTATIQKHDVSTTRSFDIRVVPTPVGAVDWIDSVGLLQEERYSTSHVTLSGVQISFRGSSKVTPMSVPNEPVQFLREDQAYYVQLVRQADGGIIRMTRLKTYSDNKYEVVGHKELAKLGADYELQVIRLADQSIISQHAFTVGLKPKRVDAMDLDTEPGIDGRDFTVAWKPSVWTEASKQEIYILPYGVKVDPSQHHPVAVFTDNTTGKWQGSADTKDSTGKGLKYEPYQITVTAVSESGQRHMQGVFFHPDLQQAMEPTVTGVVYTDGGILYGLVPSSYLWNGGSGGGYSGGAIPPVQSDASEGYGDYPYRSIVLKNKEGLTVGEGEVEYDGRYRASTYAHETFSADDTLYVYYKPNSSFNYSQPVAVKVRPITEERVTASTVVFEVFDSEYVVTGLSEPHARVEVTTLSGHLLGYADARYDRYFEVWLGDLPEQVIVAADAYGKSPAAPKTVTVLPSPRTATPTVTSLVYEASTRVWVTTEPGNSIEITDNRGRFLAYSYIYSSGPAPVELIPGIQLVAGDQLFVTARRQNHKWSVPAVVTVLSSPASAAPTVTGLVYADGGVLTVTTAPYAHVMLQDHSGTNLHTTQANGVGLTSVTVTSDMVDRLSMLTELYVLARTPDHGDSERVKVTIQPIAGATKTPTVTSNVYELTPQLTGLAEPWSKITVTRVKTGSMASATANLQGSFSLHPEWLDLSAGEALKVTADTFGRTESSPVMLTVLASPKTSTPTVYGAVYEESKDLWGYTEPYSQILLQREDGTLLHSVQTYSNGYFSIHQYNNSLSLTAGEKLSLTARASSKVKSDPVTIMVKASPLTQTPQVVTGSVYTDGGALRVQYESSATLELTRSNGTLVPFSLEYNYYPTYDYSLTVNLTHASQLMEGAVLKLTAKAWGYKKSTPVTLTVYKVQGITAVPTVTSTVYELNGVLSGRTEPGATVRLMAAPQYSQTVYASAYDGQFSFNLYDEFKAGDILTLTADAFGKTESAPTPVTVKAAPLTATPTVIGAVYTDGGLLAVKLEPNASVDVKRSNGDSVSYSLDYSYGTLHTHVLKIYSDSTFIEGDTLVVTARVTGKHNSLPVTLTIMKVQGTTATPTVTGTVYEHGGGYLSGYAEPGASVRLHRADGSNSTTVASSTNGFYYFYVYGTNTAGQVWTITADVIGKLESAPVSVTIMASPRATAPTVTGWIYTDGGQLTGIAIPNATIYLKRADNDNVRTTYTNMYGQYSLTVWKSDLYGMKAGDKLYMTVSSSVYKESLPVEITILPITELTATPTVYRSVYDQVYGKSQPSALLTLKRLDGTQLASASASNYDGSFYLYLSNPALLGEQVILQAQALGKLASEPLTLTLQAWPVTPAPTVTEVVYDQWGRYMISGTAEAGTTITAVRTNGLKIGQAFVPSTGMNGTSRFELYVPYKDAVEGETLLLTAKSDLKTVSAVVEVKLPYLQKSAAPTITTVVYNNEHSWFEGYAEPWSHVIMWNAAGEQIDERIADVEYDGYFIFPLPLHTSENNMIYITARSSNQSISDAVYVQLPTTYIVAPTITSVVYENGYWKLSGIGDTYADITLFTTRGNYDTRADSEGQFAFTWVADSSDSNTLITVKARVADAAYSSHDAVVLPAITSNNMLVYSLPSAS; this is translated from the coding sequence GTGGAAACCACCAAGCTTAAGATACGCAATAAGAACCGCGACTTCTCCGCAGTCTGGAGCAGCGCCATCAAGCGCTGTCAGTCGGATGTTGCGAAGGTGCTGAGCGGGACGATGCTGTTCACCAGTCTGCTGTCAGGCTTGCCGGTCATGGCCGGGTCAAGCTACGCTGCTGCAAGCACTACGACTGAGACTTCGACAGCTATTACTCTGTCTGATATAGCGGACTCTTACGCCAAGTCAGAGATTGAAGCGCTCGTGAAGGAGCGTGTATTGACCGGCTACGAGAACGGAGCTTTCGCACCGCGCCAGTCGATGACACGCGCAGAGATGGCCAAGGTGCTCACTCTTTCTACAGGTCTAGCGGAAAATCGCGAGGCAGCCGCGCCGTTCAAGGACGTAGCGCCAGACAGCTGGTATGCCGGCTTCGTCGGTGCGCTCGTGCAGGCAGGCATCACAAGCGGCACATCGGCTGAATCGTTCTCACCGAACGATTCCGTCACCCGCGAGCAGCTCGTCGTCTTCTTCGTCCGAGCGTTAGCGCTGGAGAGTGCGGCGCAGAAGGCGAAGGCGGAGCTGCCGTTCGCAGACCGCGAGCAGATCTCGACCTGGGCGCAGCCACATGTTGCGCTAGGCTACAAGATCGGCTTCATCGGCGGTATGAACGGCGAGGACGGCTCGTTGCTGTTCGCGCCGCAGCAGAAGGCGGAACGGCAGGCGCTTGCTCGACTTGCCTATACATTCAAGACTCAGCAAGCCGAGCTGAAGGAGAAGGGCATGAAGCTCGACCCTGAGGCAAGCAAGGACGCGAAGCAGGAGAAAAAGGATACTCCTGCTTCTCCAGCAGTCGGCGGTGGCGGTGGCTTTGGCGGCCCTGGCGGCGGCAGTAGTACAGCTGCGCTAGCGGTTCAATCCGTGCAAGCGGTGGATAACCTACACGTTCAGGTGAAGCTGAACCGCGCCGCAACCGAGCAGGAGATCGCGAAGGGCGACTTCGCTTTTACCCCTGCCTTGACCGTGGATGAGGCTGTGCTCAACGCGAGCGATAAGACCCTTGTTCGGTTGAAGACGTCCTCTCAGACGAAGGGTCAGTCGTATGCGCTGAGCTACAAGGGCGCCGCTACGTCCCTTTCGTTCACAGGCGTCCATACGATCGTAACGAGTCTCTCCAGCGGCGACTATTACGGCGTATTGGAGATTAACCAGGGCAGCCAGACCCCTGTCGGCCCGGTCGAAGGAACACCAGCAGCGGTCATTCACGGCAAGCTGGTATTGAATCCGGGCTCCACGGGTGAGGTGAAGCTGCAGAACGTGCAGGCTGATGAGATCGAGGTGCTCTCCGGCGCCTCGAACTCGATCTACTTCGCAGACACCAAGGTGAAGAACAAGCTTCGCGTGAATGCAGCGAACCAGACGAATCCCGTACGGATCGTCGTTGAGGGCAATACCGATATTGCCGATACGACCGTCAATTCCGGTGCGGCTCTGGAATCGAACGGCGGTACGTTCGGACCGATTAAGCTGCAGCCGCAGAAGGACAATGTAGAGATTGTGCTCCGCGGTGAGATGAATAGTACAGTGACGGCCGACACCAACAGTGCAGGTACGAGCATTAAGCTTGAGCCGCCGAAGAATGGCGGCAAGACGTCCATACCTTCCTTTGAAGTGAAAGGCGGCAACATCTCCCTTAACTCGTCTGAAGGCGTGAAGCTGCTGAGCTTCGTCGTCTCGTCCAAGAGTGCTGTGGTCTCGTTACTCGGCTCCGGCACCATCGAAGAGATGAAGGTGGCTAAGGAAGCAGCGGATGTTAAGCTGAATATTGGTGACGGTGCCAAGATCGGCAATCTGAAGCTAGAAGCTGACGTAACGCTTGATGGCTCCGCAGACACCATCGCTGCGATCCCGACCGAGGTTGATAAGAATGCTAAGGTCAACGCGAGCAACAATGTGAAGGATAAGCTGCGGCAGGAGCTGTTAGGTGCGATCGACGCCCTCCCTGTTCATACTCAGCTGGCGGTATATTCAGATGATGCCGATCACCAGATCTGGAAGGCTCGTCTGAAGCTGGATCTGTACGAAGCGCTTAAGGATGTTGGGCAGATCGAGTCTTCGTACAAGCAGAAGCTGCAGCAGCTGGAGCAAGCGATTCGCAAGCTGGGGCTGGCGGCGGCCAGCGATAAGCTGAAGATCGGGTACGCTGCAGGTAACTCCGCACAGATGGTCAACCAAAGCATCACACTGCCGGCCAAAGGCATTGCGAACACGACCATCAGCTGGACGTCCAGTCATCCGAGCATTGTCGCTCCGAATGGCCAGGTGACGCTTCCTGCACCGGGCTCTGCGGATGTCATCGTGCAGCTGACGGCAACGATACAGAAGCATGATGTGTCGACTACTCGCAGCTTTGACATTCGTGTTGTTCCGACGCCAGTAGGCGCCGTAGATTGGATTGACAGTGTCGGACTCTTGCAAGAGGAGCGCTACTCCACGAGTCATGTTACATTGTCAGGAGTGCAGATCTCCTTCCGTGGTTCAAGTAAGGTCACGCCTATGTCCGTCCCGAATGAGCCTGTCCAGTTCTTACGCGAGGACCAAGCCTATTACGTCCAGCTTGTTCGTCAAGCGGATGGGGGCATCATTCGAATGACAAGATTGAAGACCTATTCGGATAACAAATACGAGGTGGTCGGGCACAAGGAGCTGGCCAAGCTCGGAGCGGACTATGAGCTGCAAGTCATTCGACTAGCGGATCAGTCCATCATAAGTCAACACGCGTTCACTGTAGGTCTTAAGCCAAAACGAGTGGACGCTATGGATCTGGACACGGAGCCTGGTATCGATGGACGCGACTTTACCGTTGCATGGAAGCCGTCGGTATGGACGGAGGCGAGCAAGCAGGAGATCTATATCTTACCTTACGGGGTAAAAGTAGATCCTTCACAGCATCATCCTGTAGCCGTCTTCACCGACAACACAACAGGGAAGTGGCAAGGCTCAGCCGATACGAAGGATAGCACGGGGAAGGGTCTGAAGTACGAGCCCTACCAGATCACGGTAACGGCTGTGTCAGAAAGCGGTCAACGCCACATGCAAGGTGTGTTCTTCCATCCTGACTTGCAGCAAGCGATGGAACCGACGGTAACCGGAGTTGTCTATACGGACGGCGGCATACTGTACGGTCTTGTGCCTTCTTCTTATTTATGGAATGGAGGTAGCGGTGGCGGCTACAGTGGTGGAGCGATCCCTCCTGTTCAGTCCGACGCATCTGAAGGCTACGGAGATTATCCTTACCGCTCCATCGTCTTGAAGAACAAGGAAGGCTTAACAGTAGGCGAAGGCGAGGTTGAATACGACGGGAGGTACAGAGCGTCCACGTATGCACACGAAACATTCTCAGCAGATGATACCCTGTACGTGTACTACAAGCCAAATAGTAGCTTCAACTATAGCCAGCCTGTAGCTGTTAAGGTTCGTCCCATTACAGAGGAGCGGGTAACGGCCTCCACGGTTGTGTTCGAGGTATTCGACTCGGAGTATGTTGTCACGGGCCTGTCCGAGCCTCACGCTCGTGTGGAGGTGACGACTCTGAGCGGACATCTGCTCGGGTATGCCGATGCTAGGTACGATCGCTACTTCGAAGTATGGCTCGGAGATCTGCCGGAGCAGGTCATCGTAGCTGCGGACGCTTATGGGAAGTCGCCCGCAGCACCGAAGACCGTGACCGTTCTACCAAGCCCTCGCACAGCAACGCCAACGGTCACAAGCCTGGTCTATGAAGCATCCACCCGAGTTTGGGTAACGACGGAGCCAGGAAACAGTATTGAAATTACGGACAATCGTGGAAGATTTCTCGCATATAGCTACATCTATTCGAGCGGTCCCGCACCCGTTGAATTGATCCCTGGCATTCAACTTGTTGCAGGAGATCAATTGTTCGTGACAGCAAGGCGCCAAAACCACAAGTGGAGCGTACCTGCCGTCGTCACCGTTCTCAGTTCACCTGCAAGCGCAGCTCCAACGGTAACTGGCCTTGTCTATGCAGATGGCGGGGTATTGACTGTGACAACTGCACCGTATGCCCATGTCATGCTACAAGACCATAGCGGTACGAACCTGCACACCACGCAGGCCAATGGAGTTGGCCTAACTTCTGTGACCGTCACCAGTGATATGGTGGACCGTCTCTCGATGCTTACCGAGCTGTATGTGTTGGCCAGAACCCCTGACCACGGCGACTCGGAGCGTGTGAAGGTAACCATACAACCCATAGCAGGCGCAACGAAGACACCGACAGTTACGAGCAACGTATACGAGCTCACACCGCAGCTGACAGGACTGGCTGAACCGTGGTCCAAGATCACTGTAACCCGGGTCAAGACGGGCAGCATGGCCTCAGCTACAGCCAACCTGCAAGGGTCGTTCTCCTTACATCCAGAGTGGCTTGACCTGTCCGCAGGCGAAGCACTGAAGGTGACCGCCGATACATTCGGGCGCACGGAGAGCTCGCCTGTGATGCTCACGGTGCTTGCATCTCCGAAGACTTCAACACCAACCGTATATGGAGCGGTATACGAGGAATCGAAGGATCTATGGGGCTATACGGAGCCGTACTCACAGATTCTTCTTCAGAGAGAAGATGGAACGCTGCTGCATAGCGTGCAGACTTATTCCAACGGTTATTTTAGCATCCATCAATACAACAACTCGCTATCGCTCACTGCGGGGGAGAAGCTTAGCTTAACAGCCCGAGCCTCTTCCAAGGTCAAGAGCGACCCGGTGACGATCATGGTCAAGGCGTCTCCATTAACCCAGACGCCGCAGGTGGTAACGGGAAGTGTGTACACCGACGGCGGAGCGCTACGCGTCCAGTATGAATCCAGCGCAACACTGGAGCTGACTCGCAGTAACGGGACCCTGGTTCCATTCTCGCTAGAGTACAATTATTATCCGACCTACGACTATAGCTTAACGGTGAATCTTACACATGCTTCTCAGCTGATGGAAGGTGCGGTCTTGAAGCTTACGGCCAAGGCATGGGGGTACAAGAAGAGCACCCCAGTGACGTTAACCGTATACAAGGTTCAAGGCATAACAGCTGTTCCGACGGTTACGAGTACGGTCTATGAGCTGAACGGAGTGCTGAGCGGAAGAACAGAGCCCGGTGCAACCGTCCGCCTAATGGCAGCACCTCAATATAGTCAGACGGTGTATGCCTCGGCGTACGACGGCCAGTTCTCCTTCAATCTATACGATGAGTTCAAGGCCGGAGATATTCTGACTCTGACTGCCGACGCCTTCGGCAAAACGGAAAGTGCACCGACTCCAGTGACCGTTAAAGCGGCTCCGCTAACTGCTACACCTACTGTAATCGGTGCTGTCTATACGGATGGCGGACTGCTCGCGGTGAAGTTGGAGCCGAATGCTTCAGTAGATGTAAAACGAAGCAATGGCGACAGTGTGTCTTACTCATTGGATTACTCTTACGGCACATTGCATACTCATGTATTGAAGATCTATTCAGACTCTACATTCATTGAGGGCGACACCCTTGTTGTCACAGCCAGAGTGACAGGCAAGCATAACAGCTTACCTGTCACGTTAACGATCATGAAGGTACAAGGTACGACTGCCACACCAACCGTAACAGGCACGGTTTATGAGCATGGCGGCGGCTACCTGTCTGGGTACGCGGAACCAGGTGCCAGCGTTCGACTCCATCGTGCAGATGGATCAAACAGCACAACGGTTGCATCTTCCACTAATGGTTTTTACTACTTCTATGTGTATGGCACGAACACCGCAGGCCAAGTATGGACCATAACCGCGGATGTGATTGGCAAGCTTGAGAGCGCACCTGTCAGCGTAACGATTATGGCGTCACCCCGAGCAACTGCTCCAACTGTGACCGGCTGGATATATACGGATGGTGGACAGCTTACTGGCATTGCAATACCTAATGCAACGATCTATCTGAAGCGAGCAGATAACGATAACGTTCGCACGACCTACACCAATATGTACGGGCAATACAGCTTGACCGTATGGAAGTCTGATCTGTACGGGATGAAGGCAGGAGACAAGCTCTACATGACGGTCTCCTCCTCCGTGTATAAAGAAAGTCTACCTGTCGAGATTACCATTCTGCCAATAACAGAGTTGACTGCTACACCGACCGTGTACAGGTCAGTGTACGATCAAGTGTATGGCAAATCACAGCCGAGTGCCCTACTGACGCTCAAGCGCTTGGACGGCACGCAGCTCGCTTCAGCCTCAGCGAGCAACTATGACGGCTCGTTCTACTTGTACTTAAGTAATCCTGCTCTCCTCGGAGAGCAGGTCATCTTACAGGCACAAGCTCTTGGCAAGCTTGCTAGTGAGCCACTTACGCTCACGCTGCAAGCATGGCCAGTGACTCCTGCGCCTACAGTAACCGAAGTTGTATATGACCAGTGGGGCAGGTACATGATTAGTGGAACAGCAGAAGCTGGGACCACTATAACTGCTGTCCGCACGAACGGCTTAAAGATCGGTCAAGCTTTCGTTCCCAGCACAGGCATGAATGGGACGAGTAGGTTCGAGCTCTATGTGCCGTACAAAGATGCAGTGGAAGGAGAGACCCTTCTCCTTACTGCAAAGTCCGATCTGAAAACCGTAAGCGCAGTGGTTGAAGTGAAGTTGCCTTACTTGCAGAAGTCGGCTGCTCCTACCATAACCACTGTCGTCTATAACAACGAGCACTCTTGGTTTGAAGGATACGCCGAGCCGTGGTCACACGTGATCATGTGGAATGCAGCAGGAGAACAGATCGATGAACGTATCGCAGACGTTGAATACGACGGCTACTTCATCTTCCCATTGCCTCTCCACACATCTGAGAATAACATGATCTATATCACTGCTCGCAGCTCGAACCAATCAATCAGTGACGCTGTCTATGTACAACTCCCGACCACATACATAGTGGCACCTACCATCACAAGCGTGGTGTACGAGAATGGTTACTGGAAATTGTCTGGAATTGGCGATACATACGCGGATATCACGTTGTTCACCACAAGAGGTAACTACGATACCCGCGCTGATTCAGAAGGACAGTTCGCCTTTACCTGGGTGGCTGATTCATCCGATTCGAATACACTGATCACAGTAAAGGCTAGGGTAGCTGACGCAGCTTACAGCTCGCACGACGCTGTCGTTCTTCCTGCAATAACAAGCAATAACATGCTGGTCTACAGCTTACCTTCCGCCTCCTAA